The following coding sequences are from one Verrucomicrobiota bacterium window:
- a CDS encoding cellulase family glycosylhydrolase — MLRCLRLLGVGGALLISLTLLHAQKASSLVTNLAKVRVAQGGRTFVTERGQPFVPFGVNYYRPGTGWAPQVWRKFDAEATRRDFARMKELGVNCVRVFLSYGSFYMEPDKLKPEGLAKFDQFLALAESEGIYVHPTGPDHWEEVPGWARGDRIADEKVLSALESFWKLFAARYRGRHVIFAYDLRNEPEVAWDNAVMKEKWNRWLEQRYGSADKLAEAWNATNRAIQLGSVPAPEPKDASGSRELLDYQLFREEVADAWTRRQVAAVKSVDPQALVTVGLIQWSVPSLLPGVQHYSGFRPERQARLLDFLEIHFYPLEHGALEYRSDEEEVRNLAYLESVVREVARPGKPVVVAEFGWYGGGKPTFDGGTHPAASEEQQARWCQRVVEITAGLATGWLNWGFYDQPEATDTSQLTGLLTCDGKLKAWGKKFKELADQFQARPPAPRKLNPRPALDWSLCLTSAAAQNKFREEYGRAFQNDEVIAHPKR; from the coding sequence GTGCTTCGATGTCTCCGACTGTTGGGCGTTGGCGGAGCGTTGTTGATCAGCCTGACACTGCTTCACGCGCAGAAGGCAAGCTCCCTGGTCACGAACCTGGCCAAGGTCCGGGTGGCGCAGGGTGGGCGGACGTTCGTCACCGAGCGTGGCCAGCCCTTCGTTCCCTTTGGCGTGAATTACTACCGGCCGGGCACGGGCTGGGCGCCGCAGGTTTGGAGGAAGTTCGACGCGGAAGCAACGCGGCGCGACTTCGCGCGCATGAAGGAACTCGGCGTGAATTGTGTGCGGGTGTTCCTCAGCTACGGATCGTTTTACATGGAGCCGGACAAATTGAAGCCGGAGGGCCTGGCGAAGTTCGACCAATTTCTTGCGCTGGCCGAGTCCGAGGGGATTTACGTGCATCCGACCGGCCCGGATCATTGGGAGGAGGTGCCGGGATGGGCGCGAGGCGATCGCATTGCGGACGAAAAGGTCCTCAGCGCGCTGGAATCGTTCTGGAAACTTTTTGCCGCGCGCTACCGTGGACGGCACGTGATTTTTGCCTATGACCTGCGCAACGAGCCGGAAGTGGCCTGGGACAACGCGGTGATGAAGGAGAAATGGAATCGCTGGTTGGAGCAGAGATACGGGTCGGCGGACAAACTTGCGGAGGCGTGGAACGCGACCAACCGAGCGATTCAACTCGGCAGCGTGCCGGCGCCTGAGCCGAAGGACGCGTCGGGCAGCCGGGAGTTGCTGGATTATCAATTGTTTCGCGAGGAGGTCGCCGACGCATGGACACGCCGACAGGTTGCCGCCGTCAAGTCCGTCGATCCGCAGGCGCTGGTCACGGTGGGTTTGATTCAATGGTCGGTGCCCTCACTGTTGCCCGGCGTGCAACATTATTCCGGTTTTCGTCCGGAGCGACAGGCCCGGCTGCTGGATTTTCTTGAGATCCATTTCTATCCGCTGGAACACGGCGCGTTGGAATATCGCAGCGACGAAGAGGAGGTGCGCAACCTGGCTTATCTGGAAAGTGTGGTGCGGGAGGTGGCGCGTCCGGGCAAACCGGTGGTCGTCGCCGAATTCGGCTGGTATGGCGGTGGCAAACCGACTTTCGATGGCGGAACGCATCCGGCGGCCAGTGAGGAGCAACAAGCGCGGTGGTGCCAGCGCGTGGTCGAGATCACGGCAGGCTTGGCCACCGGCTGGTTGAATTGGGGATTCTACGATCAACCGGAAGCGACGGACACCAGCCAGCTCACCGGCCTGTTGACGTGCGACGGCAAACTCAAAGCCTGGGGAAAAAAATTCAAGGAACTGGCCGACCAATTTCAGGCCCGACCACCGGCCCCTCGGAAACTGAATCCTCGGCCGGCGCTGGATTGGTCCCTTTGCCTGACGAGTGCCGCGGCCCAGAACAAATTCCGCGAGGAATATGGTCGGGCATTTCAAAACGATGAGGTAATCGCGCACCCGAAGCGCTGA
- the dctP gene encoding TRAP transporter substrate-binding protein DctP — protein sequence MNHRVWLSCWLAFSLGVAGTNLGAADKVVNLRLGTLAPNGTSYHKSLQAMGEKWKEASGGVVKLTIFPGGTQGGEADMVGLMQTGNLDAGLLTAVGLSEIEPAVSALQSMPMSFRNLDEVDYVGEKLRPLLEKRLSDKGYIVLFWTDSGWVRFFTKRLVLHPDDLRKHKIFSWAGNAHEYDLWKSTGFHPVSLETAGIAQGLLSGTIDALAMPPFFALSGHLDGQTRHMLELNWAPLVGALVVRKKSWDQVPADAREAMLKIALDIGKQVKADGRAESESSVAAMAKRGLIVQTVTPEVEEEWRTVVEKVQNEIRGKIVPADMFDEAQRLLKEYRAAGGGKPK from the coding sequence ATGAATCATCGAGTTTGGTTAAGCTGTTGGCTGGCCTTCAGCCTAGGTGTCGCCGGCACAAACCTTGGGGCCGCTGACAAGGTCGTGAACCTTCGTTTGGGCACCCTCGCGCCTAACGGCACGTCGTATCACAAAAGCCTCCAGGCGATGGGTGAAAAGTGGAAGGAGGCCTCCGGGGGCGTCGTGAAGTTGACGATTTTTCCCGGCGGCACCCAGGGCGGTGAGGCCGATATGGTTGGCTTGATGCAGACGGGCAATCTCGATGCGGGTTTGCTCACCGCGGTCGGACTTTCAGAAATCGAGCCGGCCGTCAGCGCGTTGCAGAGCATGCCCATGTCGTTCCGCAATCTGGATGAAGTGGATTACGTGGGCGAGAAGCTGCGTCCGCTGCTGGAAAAGCGTCTTTCGGACAAAGGCTACATCGTATTGTTCTGGACCGACTCCGGCTGGGTGCGTTTCTTCACCAAGCGGCTGGTCCTGCACCCGGATGATCTCCGCAAGCACAAGATTTTTTCCTGGGCCGGCAATGCGCACGAATACGATCTTTGGAAGTCCACGGGCTTCCATCCAGTGTCGTTGGAAACGGCCGGCATCGCCCAAGGGTTGTTGTCTGGCACCATTGACGCGCTCGCGATGCCGCCCTTTTTTGCGCTGTCGGGCCATCTGGACGGCCAGACCAGACACATGCTGGAGTTGAACTGGGCGCCGCTGGTCGGCGCACTGGTCGTGCGAAAAAAATCCTGGGACCAGGTGCCGGCCGACGCTCGTGAAGCGATGCTCAAGATCGCCCTCGACATCGGCAAGCAGGTCAAGGCCGATGGCCGTGCGGAGAGCGAATCTTCCGTGGCGGCGATGGCCAAGCGCGGGTTGATTGTTCAAACCGTGACGCCGGAGGTGGAAGAGGAATGGCGCACGGTCGTCGAGAAAGTGCAGAACGAAATCCGCGGCAAGATCGTGCCCGCGGACATGTTCGATGAAGCGCAAAGGTTGTTGAAGGAGTATCGCGCTGCCGGCGGAGGAAAGCCGAAATGA
- a CDS encoding GNAT family N-acetyltransferase, protein MATRSNSLVSRWWKGIRSLPSGDKRPAYESRLATGPEDVRAAQTLRFTVFNLELNEGLAHSFSTGLDADPFDEVCDHLVVEEMQTHQVVGTYRLQTGATAAAKRGYYSEQEFDFAPYEPLRGQLLELGRACVHKDHRNLAVLNLLWKGVAAYARERAARYLIGCSSLTSQDPLEGASMYAELQRKHLVKLEWRTVPLPALACPLDRLATQPSKVPKLLAAYLSFGAKICGPPAIDREFKTIDFLTFIDLHSLSARTVERYLS, encoded by the coding sequence ATGGCAACCCGCAGCAATTCACTGGTCTCACGTTGGTGGAAGGGAATTCGCTCCCTGCCCAGTGGCGATAAACGGCCCGCCTATGAGTCCCGTCTTGCGACGGGTCCGGAGGATGTTCGCGCTGCTCAAACACTCCGCTTCACGGTGTTCAATCTGGAGTTGAACGAAGGTTTGGCGCATTCGTTCTCGACCGGTTTGGACGCCGATCCGTTCGACGAAGTTTGCGATCACCTCGTGGTCGAGGAGATGCAGACCCATCAGGTGGTCGGCACTTATCGGCTGCAAACCGGTGCCACGGCGGCGGCGAAGCGCGGGTATTACAGCGAGCAGGAATTTGATTTTGCACCGTATGAACCGTTGCGCGGACAGTTGTTGGAGCTGGGCCGCGCTTGCGTGCACAAGGATCATCGCAACCTCGCCGTGCTGAATTTGCTTTGGAAAGGAGTCGCGGCCTACGCGCGGGAGCGGGCGGCGCGCTACCTGATTGGTTGCAGTTCGCTCACCTCGCAGGACCCGCTCGAAGGCGCTTCGATGTATGCCGAGTTACAGCGGAAACACCTGGTAAAACTGGAGTGGCGGACCGTTCCGCTGCCGGCACTGGCCTGTCCGCTGGATCGATTGGCGACGCAACCGTCCAAAGTGCCGAAATTGCTGGCCGCGTATCTTTCCTTCGGCGCAAAAATTTGTGGTCCGCCCGCCATCGACCGCGAATTCAAGACCATCGACTTCCTGACCTTCATTGATTTGCACTCGCTGTCGGCCCGGACGGTGGAGCGGTATTTGAGTTGA
- a CDS encoding ferredoxin family protein, producing the protein MAHIVTSKCVDCKFTDCVEVCPVACFYEIENQLVIHPDECIDCTACVAECPVEAIYAEADLPAEFQDNVEWNRTESVRLKESGQSAIVAKKDPLPTAEKRKAELGY; encoded by the coding sequence ATGGCTCACATCGTTACCAGTAAATGTGTCGATTGCAAATTCACCGACTGTGTGGAGGTCTGTCCTGTGGCCTGCTTCTACGAAATCGAAAACCAACTGGTGATTCACCCCGATGAATGTATCGATTGCACGGCCTGTGTGGCGGAGTGTCCGGTGGAAGCCATCTATGCCGAAGCCGACCTCCCTGCTGAATTTCAGGACAACGTGGAATGGAACAGGACAGAAAGCGTACGGTTAAAAGAATCGGGACAGAGCGCCATCGTTGCCAAAAAAGACCCCCTGCCCACCGCGGAAAAAAGGAAGGCGGAACTGGGCTATTGA
- a CDS encoding dihydrodipicolinate synthase family protein — METIDQVRAKLGEGPVIPACPLALNARRKLDERRERALFRYYLAAGVGGLAVGVHTTQFAIRDPKVGLFRPVLQLAAAELRGSRSQPARKSKSEIRNSKSEKGQGLENSAATKIGVAGICGRTKQAVAEAELIRELGFHAGLLSLGALKSASEDELLAHCRAVAEIIPLFGFYLQPAVGGRVLPYSFWRRFAEIGNVVAIKIAPFNRYQTLDVVRAVAESGRDDIALYTGNDDSIVMDLLTPFRFQVGGKTVERRIVGGLLGHWAVWTKKAVELHAECRRAAQTGEAIPVELLRRGVEVTDANAAFFDAANNYAGCIPGIHAVLCRQALLEGVWCLDPMETLSSGQREEIDRVYRAYPHLNDDAFVAQHREEWLRD; from the coding sequence ATGGAAACTATTGACCAGGTGCGGGCGAAGCTCGGCGAAGGACCGGTCATCCCGGCCTGCCCGCTGGCGCTGAACGCGAGGCGCAAGCTGGACGAACGCCGTGAACGCGCGCTGTTCCGTTACTATCTTGCCGCTGGTGTGGGTGGACTTGCAGTCGGTGTGCATACGACACAATTTGCCATTCGCGATCCGAAGGTGGGACTGTTTCGCCCCGTGCTCCAATTGGCCGCGGCGGAGCTCCGAGGCAGTCGAAGTCAGCCGGCTCGCAAGAGCAAATCCGAAATCCGAAATTCGAAATCCGAAAAAGGACAAGGCTTGGAGAATTCGGCTGCCACGAAAATTGGAGTCGCCGGGATCTGCGGACGGACGAAACAGGCGGTTGCTGAGGCCGAGTTGATTCGCGAACTCGGTTTTCATGCGGGGTTGCTGAGTCTCGGTGCGCTTAAGTCCGCCAGTGAGGATGAATTGCTTGCGCATTGTCGCGCGGTGGCTGAAATCATTCCGCTGTTTGGATTTTATTTGCAGCCTGCGGTTGGCGGTCGAGTCCTGCCTTATTCATTCTGGCGGCGCTTTGCGGAGATTGGGAATGTGGTCGCCATCAAGATAGCGCCGTTCAATCGCTATCAGACGCTCGATGTCGTGCGGGCCGTCGCCGAGAGCGGGCGGGACGACATCGCGCTCTACACCGGGAATGACGACAGCATCGTGATGGACTTGTTGACGCCGTTTCGTTTTCAAGTTGGCGGCAAGACAGTCGAGCGGCGCATTGTCGGCGGATTGTTGGGTCATTGGGCCGTGTGGACAAAGAAGGCTGTTGAACTTCACGCTGAGTGTCGTCGCGCGGCTCAAACGGGCGAGGCGATTCCCGTCGAGTTACTGCGTCGCGGCGTTGAGGTCACCGACGCAAACGCCGCATTCTTTGACGCGGCGAACAATTACGCCGGTTGCATTCCGGGAATTCACGCGGTGCTGTGCCGGCAGGCTTTGCTCGAAGGCGTTTGGTGTCTTGATCCAATGGAGACGCTCAGCTCCGGACAGCGCGAGGAGATCGACCGGGTTTACCGCGCCTATCCGCACTTGAACGATGACGCGTTTGTCGCCCAACACCGGGAGGAATGGTTGCGTGATTAG
- a CDS encoding NAD-dependent epimerase/dehydratase family protein → MNSFNPLDLPEQIETEEQLDELLTRPSATLLDFIKTVSSPLVVLGAGGKMGPTLAVLAKRAATAANHPLDVIAVSRFSDTRARQWLESQGVRTLSCDLLAERAVKQLPEAENLIYMVGLKFGTGQNPAATWAMNTIVPARVMERYPRARLVALSTGNVYPLTEVSRGGSVETDPLTPLGEYANATVGRERIFEFYSCAQDTPVALLRLFYAVELRYGVLVDIGRKVSTGQPIELANGYFNCIWQRDANDLVLRALSLTSSPPSVWNLCRPEIFSVRAVAARFGELFGRPPQLVGKEAPTSLIGNPTRLCAQLGRPSVQLETMLRWIAHWLKQGGRNLGRPTHFEVRDGNY, encoded by the coding sequence ATGAACTCTTTCAACCCGCTGGACTTGCCTGAGCAAATCGAAACCGAGGAGCAGCTCGATGAGCTTCTCACCCGTCCAAGCGCTACGCTGCTGGATTTTATCAAGACGGTCTCCAGTCCGCTGGTCGTTCTCGGCGCCGGCGGCAAAATGGGACCAACCCTCGCAGTGCTGGCAAAGCGGGCCGCCACCGCCGCAAACCATCCGCTGGACGTCATCGCCGTGAGCCGGTTCAGCGACACTCGCGCGCGGCAGTGGCTCGAAAGTCAGGGCGTCAGAACACTGAGCTGCGATCTGCTGGCCGAGCGTGCAGTCAAGCAACTGCCGGAAGCGGAGAACTTGATTTACATGGTCGGGTTGAAATTTGGAACGGGACAGAATCCCGCGGCAACCTGGGCGATGAACACCATCGTACCGGCGCGGGTGATGGAGCGTTACCCGCGCGCACGCCTCGTGGCGTTATCGACGGGAAATGTTTATCCGCTCACCGAGGTCAGCCGCGGTGGCTCGGTGGAAACGGACCCGCTGACGCCGCTGGGCGAATATGCGAACGCGACTGTCGGACGGGAACGCATCTTCGAATTCTATTCGTGCGCTCAAGACACGCCGGTTGCGCTGCTTCGGCTTTTCTATGCAGTTGAATTGCGTTACGGCGTGCTGGTTGACATTGGCCGAAAGGTTTCCACCGGTCAGCCTATCGAGCTAGCCAACGGCTATTTTAATTGCATCTGGCAGCGTGACGCAAACGACCTGGTCCTCCGCGCGTTGTCGCTGACCTCCTCCCCGCCGAGCGTATGGAACTTATGCCGACCTGAAATTTTCTCCGTGCGCGCGGTTGCCGCGCGGTTTGGCGAATTGTTTGGGCGACCGCCGCAGCTTGTCGGCAAGGAAGCGCCGACGTCCTTGATTGGAAATCCTACCCGGCTCTGCGCGCAACTGGGCCGACCTTCTGTGCAACTTGAGACGATGCTGCGCTGGATTGCGCATTGGTTAAAGCAAGGCGGACGCAATCTCGGCAGACCCACTCATTTCGAGGTTCGCGATGGAAACTATTGA
- a CDS encoding TRAP transporter large permease subunit — MNDEAVGGHGLLRGPDPTWPRWRRLFYHGENSLLVVALTAMMLLPVIEILLRSVFTTGISGSSAIVQHLTLIVGMLGGAIAARDGRLLALSPAQTLLEGRVKTAARIFSSAFAAVICSFLCKASLQYVLDLKPLGKILVYGIPVWVIQLILPLGFGLIALRLLWHASDKWSGRGFALMLAAAVAAAAIWFPVTPERLMIPALVALVFATLLGAPVFTALGGAALILFWGHDLPIESVPLKHYSLTTNDMLPSIPIFTLAGYFLAESGASKRLVRVFQAMVGQFRGGPAIVTALVCAFFTSFTGASGVTILALGGVLMPVLLAAKYSERSALGLLTGAGSLGMLFPPCLPLILYAIVANHSAHANLTIKEMFLGGIGPGILLVILTAWWGVRKGPKERSARTTFNWAEAGAALWDAKWEMLIPVVAIVSLFTVPTTVEAAAVTATYALLVATLIHRDLRPVKDLPRVITECGLLVGGVLLILGVALGFTHYLVDAQIPDKMVEWSTTTITSKWLFLLGLNVVLLFVGGLVEIYAAIVVVVPLLVPVGVAFGIDPVHLGIIFLANMELGFLAPPVGLNLLLSSYRFNKPMVEVTRAVLPMLAVLFIGVLLITYVPPLTTFLPGLFRR, encoded by the coding sequence ATGAACGACGAGGCGGTCGGCGGTCATGGGCTGTTGCGTGGACCTGACCCGACCTGGCCGCGTTGGCGACGGCTCTTCTATCACGGCGAAAACTCCTTGCTCGTCGTGGCGCTCACGGCGATGATGTTGCTGCCCGTGATCGAAATCCTTCTGCGCTCGGTTTTCACAACCGGCATCTCCGGTTCGAGCGCAATCGTTCAACACCTCACGTTGATCGTGGGAATGCTTGGCGGAGCCATTGCCGCGCGAGACGGCCGATTGCTGGCGCTGTCTCCGGCGCAAACGCTGCTCGAAGGCCGCGTCAAAACGGCGGCGCGAATCTTCAGCAGCGCCTTTGCCGCGGTGATCTGTTCGTTCCTCTGCAAGGCCAGTCTGCAGTACGTCCTGGACCTGAAGCCGCTGGGGAAAATCCTCGTTTACGGAATTCCGGTCTGGGTCATCCAACTGATTCTCCCGCTCGGTTTCGGATTGATCGCTCTGCGCCTGCTGTGGCATGCCTCGGATAAATGGAGTGGGCGCGGCTTCGCGCTGATGCTGGCAGCGGCGGTGGCGGCAGCAGCGATCTGGTTTCCCGTGACACCGGAAAGGCTGATGATTCCGGCGCTGGTTGCTTTGGTTTTTGCGACGCTGCTGGGCGCGCCAGTGTTCACCGCGTTGGGCGGCGCGGCGCTGATTTTGTTCTGGGGACATGACCTGCCCATAGAATCGGTTCCCCTGAAACATTACAGCCTCACGACAAATGACATGCTGCCCAGCATCCCCATCTTCACCTTGGCCGGATATTTTCTCGCCGAGAGTGGCGCTTCGAAAAGATTGGTGCGGGTCTTTCAGGCGATGGTCGGACAATTTCGCGGCGGCCCGGCGATCGTGACCGCGTTGGTGTGCGCGTTTTTCACTTCGTTCACCGGCGCATCGGGAGTGACAATCCTCGCGTTGGGCGGAGTACTCATGCCGGTGCTCCTCGCCGCAAAATACTCCGAGCGTTCGGCATTGGGTTTGTTGACGGGAGCCGGCTCGCTGGGGATGTTGTTTCCGCCGTGCCTGCCACTGATTCTTTACGCGATCGTCGCCAATCACAGCGCGCACGCGAACCTCACGATCAAGGAAATGTTCCTCGGCGGCATCGGCCCGGGAATCTTGCTGGTGATATTGACGGCATGGTGGGGCGTTCGCAAGGGACCGAAGGAGCGTTCTGCGCGGACGACGTTCAATTGGGCCGAGGCGGGCGCCGCGTTATGGGACGCCAAATGGGAGATGCTGATTCCGGTGGTGGCCATCGTTTCGCTTTTCACGGTGCCGACGACGGTGGAAGCCGCCGCTGTGACGGCAACTTACGCGCTGCTGGTCGCCACGTTGATTCATCGCGACCTGCGTCCGGTCAAAGACCTTCCGCGAGTGATTACTGAGTGTGGATTGCTCGTGGGCGGCGTGTTGCTGATTCTGGGTGTCGCGCTGGGGTTCACTCACTACCTCGTGGATGCGCAAATTCCCGACAAAATGGTCGAGTGGTCCACGACCACGATCACGTCGAAATGGCTTTTCCTGCTCGGTCTGAACGTGGTGCTGCTGTTCGTGGGCGGGCTGGTTGAAATCTACGCCGCCATCGTGGTCGTCGTGCCGCTGCTCGTGCCGGTGGGCGTCGCGTTTGGCATCGACCCCGTGCATCTCGGTATTATTTTTCTGGCGAACATGGAACTGGGTTTCCTGGCGCCGCCGGTCGGATTGAATTTATTGCTCTCCTCGTACCGTTTCAACAAGCCGATGGTCGAGGTGACACGTGCGGTGTTGCCGATGTTGGCCGTTTTGTTCATCGGCGTTCTGTTGATCACTTACGTTCCGCCGCTGACAACGTTTCTGCCTGGCTTGTTCAGACGATAA